The Rhizobium sp. BG4 genome has a window encoding:
- a CDS encoding cyclic nucleotide-binding domain-containing protein has protein sequence MEAGLDTIVHIAGDPISQFVTLVLLLVLARIIVQGKATDRFLVHIGFFVLLTILLVGHDVAPWTTVIDDEDLPLRMFIGIAKATWWAGGAMVIASSVRVYLIIERKPREGRLLQDLLVAIIYIGAALSIIAFVFDLPVRTLIATSGVFAIVLGLALQSTLNDVFSGIALNLGRPYSVGDWIEVEGGVRGQVVETNWRSTHLLNDANDLVIVPNSALAKATLTNLTGGDAIHGSKVVIRALPSKSPALIEETMRTVLLSANSILKSPPPSVSITALDGSAVEVELSFKVSSLGQTGVAKNEIFDLVYRHTKAAGIQLSLAANASAVMNPDPGSKHPGTPWRLLTSIPLFSTLTEDEMEALANSMERLAFKKGVVIAPQDASMTSLMIVRSGVVTIERVSDHGREELTRLAPGDLFGERGVLMGAPEPATMRALTFVVVYEISKEHLASVMHQRPSLAEELSQLLAKRVETEEHLKIDGRSAVEDHPVSLAARIRHLFGVQQRSIP, from the coding sequence ATGGAAGCAGGCCTCGACACTATCGTACACATTGCCGGGGACCCGATCAGCCAATTCGTAACGCTGGTGTTGTTGTTGGTCCTGGCGAGGATAATCGTTCAAGGGAAGGCCACTGACCGTTTCCTTGTTCACATCGGTTTCTTTGTCCTTCTCACAATCCTGCTTGTCGGCCATGACGTCGCACCATGGACGACGGTGATCGACGATGAAGACCTCCCCCTCAGGATGTTCATTGGCATTGCGAAGGCGACCTGGTGGGCAGGCGGAGCGATGGTTATCGCAAGCTCGGTCCGCGTCTACCTTATCATCGAGCGTAAACCGCGTGAAGGTCGCCTCCTGCAAGATCTATTGGTTGCCATCATATACATTGGAGCGGCCCTATCCATAATCGCCTTTGTGTTCGACCTTCCCGTGCGGACGCTCATTGCAACATCGGGGGTATTCGCTATCGTCTTAGGGCTGGCTCTGCAGAGCACGTTGAACGACGTGTTCTCTGGCATAGCGCTGAACCTGGGTCGTCCTTACTCGGTTGGTGACTGGATTGAAGTTGAGGGCGGCGTTCGCGGTCAAGTCGTCGAAACCAACTGGCGCTCCACTCACCTTCTTAACGACGCCAATGATCTTGTCATCGTGCCAAACAGCGCGTTGGCCAAGGCAACGCTGACCAACCTGACTGGCGGCGACGCCATCCATGGCTCAAAAGTGGTAATCCGGGCGCTGCCCTCGAAGTCGCCGGCGCTGATCGAAGAGACCATGAGGACGGTGCTGCTGAGCGCCAATTCGATTTTGAAGTCGCCGCCCCCGTCGGTATCCATTACCGCATTGGACGGTTCCGCGGTTGAAGTCGAGCTCTCGTTCAAGGTGTCGAGCCTTGGGCAAACTGGCGTGGCGAAGAACGAAATCTTCGACCTCGTGTATAGGCACACGAAGGCGGCGGGGATCCAATTGTCCTTGGCGGCGAACGCATCGGCGGTGATGAACCCTGATCCCGGATCGAAACACCCGGGAACGCCGTGGAGGCTGCTGACGTCCATCCCGCTCTTCTCGACGCTTACCGAGGATGAGATGGAGGCTCTGGCCAACAGCATGGAGCGTCTGGCGTTCAAGAAGGGCGTCGTCATCGCTCCACAAGACGCTTCGATGACATCGTTGATGATCGTTCGCAGTGGCGTCGTCACGATCGAACGCGTCAGTGATCATGGAAGAGAAGAACTCACCCGGCTGGCTCCAGGCGACCTCTTCGGTGAGCGCGGCGTGCTGATGGGAGCGCCCGAGCCGGCAACCATGCGCGCCCTGACATTTGTTGTGGTCTACGAGATCTCCAAAGAACACCTGGCCAGCGTGATGCACCAGCGCCCGTCTTTGGCGGAGGAACTCAGTCAACTTCTGGCAAAACGTGTCGAAACAGAAGAACACTTAAAGATCGATGGGCGCTCTGCGGTTGAAGATCATCCGGTATCACTTGCCGCTCGAATACGCCACCTCTTTGGCGTGCAGCAGCGGAGCATCCCTTAA
- a CDS encoding 3'-5' exonuclease → MSQSLEDYARGSFLSLDIEGDGNKDQRPVEISLCQFDGGLFTREWHWLVDPGRAISYFATKKHGLRDGDVKGARAFAEISHEIAVAVEGRVCVAHDAIGDLLMLGEGDVRTLDLPSRIFCTYRMAKAAIARGQPVSPGVVSLSEWLGIGEPPETLQRRTVHSSSLDAWRTGQIFLALALQLAGNVPADRQEIDRFCIGQKSLQSVKAKLAKRRSKAV, encoded by the coding sequence ATCTCACAATCGCTTGAAGATTACGCACGTGGCAGCTTCCTGTCTCTCGATATCGAAGGCGACGGTAACAAAGACCAGCGCCCGGTTGAAATCTCCCTGTGCCAGTTCGATGGCGGGCTGTTTACCCGGGAGTGGCACTGGTTGGTCGACCCTGGAAGAGCGATCAGCTACTTTGCGACAAAAAAGCATGGGCTGCGTGACGGCGACGTCAAGGGAGCGCGAGCATTTGCGGAAATCTCACATGAGATTGCCGTGGCCGTGGAAGGACGGGTCTGCGTCGCTCATGATGCGATCGGCGACCTCTTGATGCTTGGCGAAGGCGATGTTCGAACACTGGACCTGCCAAGTCGAATCTTCTGCACCTACCGGATGGCCAAGGCCGCCATCGCTCGCGGCCAGCCGGTCAGCCCCGGGGTGGTGAGCTTGAGCGAATGGCTCGGAATCGGCGAGCCGCCCGAGACGTTGCAGCGGCGCACTGTTCATTCAAGCTCGCTCGACGCGTGGCGGACCGGGCAAATTTTTCTTGCCCTCGCTTTGCAGCTGGCCGGGAACGTCCCGGCAGATCGGCAAGAGATCGACCGCTTCTGTATCGGACAAAAATCTTTGCAGTCCGTCAAAGCAAAACTCGCAAAGCGTCGATCAAAGGCCGTTTGA
- a CDS encoding IS110 family transposase has translation MAVATIGLDIAKNVFQVYGADEAGEQLFNRKIARTAILDYFRKLPPCVVAMESCATAHHWGRSIAALGHEVRLIHPTYVKPFVNRDKTDANDAEAIHAASSRKSMRFVPVKSAGHQASTMLFKTRALLVRQRVQAVNALRAHLAEFGIVSRPGAANVPTLVAAVRNRTNTILPPQARAALRIIAKQIDRLSQDIAGLEKALKAHAKADDEMRRLMTIPGVGPMTATAVKAFVPDAKIFKSARHFASWTGLTPRTLSSGGRTWTGGITKRGNCELRSLIVAGAMSVVRNTKEDARSWVASLKRRRPFKVAAVALANKIARTIWALLVNGGIYNPEPLA, from the coding sequence ATGGCCGTCGCGACAATTGGATTAGATATCGCGAAGAACGTTTTTCAAGTCTACGGGGCGGACGAAGCAGGCGAGCAACTGTTCAACAGGAAGATAGCGCGCACGGCAATCCTGGACTACTTTCGTAAGCTGCCGCCATGCGTTGTCGCGATGGAGTCTTGTGCGACAGCCCACCACTGGGGCCGCTCGATTGCCGCGCTCGGTCATGAGGTCCGCCTGATCCACCCCACATATGTGAAGCCGTTCGTCAACCGTGACAAGACCGATGCGAACGATGCCGAGGCGATCCACGCAGCATCTTCCAGGAAGTCGATGCGCTTCGTACCGGTCAAGTCGGCAGGTCATCAAGCCTCTACGATGCTGTTCAAAACGCGGGCGCTCCTGGTGCGTCAGCGCGTTCAAGCAGTGAATGCGTTGAGAGCCCACCTAGCCGAATTTGGCATCGTTTCTCGTCCGGGAGCTGCCAATGTTCCCACATTGGTTGCAGCGGTCCGCAACCGAACAAACACCATCTTGCCGCCGCAGGCCAGGGCTGCTCTCAGGATCATTGCGAAGCAGATTGACAGGCTCTCTCAAGATATCGCCGGTCTCGAAAAGGCATTAAAGGCTCATGCGAAGGCTGACGACGAAATGAGGAGGCTCATGACGATCCCAGGGGTGGGACCGATGACCGCCACTGCCGTCAAAGCATTCGTACCGGATGCCAAGATCTTCAAGTCTGCGCGTCACTTCGCTTCATGGACGGGCCTTACTCCCCGAACGCTCTCGAGCGGCGGGCGTACCTGGACTGGCGGCATCACCAAAAGGGGCAACTGCGAACTGAGATCGTTGATCGTCGCGGGAGCTATGTCTGTCGTTCGAAACACCAAAGAGGATGCGCGCAGCTGGGTGGCCTCGTTGAAGCGACGACGTCCCTTCAAAGTTGCGGCGGTCGCCCTTGCCAATAAAATTGCAAGGACAATCTGGGCGCTTCTTGTTAACGGTGGCATTTATAATCCGGAACCGCTGGCATAG
- a CDS encoding helix-turn-helix transcriptional regulator, translating to MELETIKKSGTKAIDLQIGIRLREVRKNAGLSQKIVAERLGISFQQLQRYEQGENRVTAASLHHIAQLFGLPMEYFVRGEVAQRHEVVLVTDDEARLIGRLRRVEASVFNQVRELVELKSL from the coding sequence ATGGAACTGGAAACGATCAAGAAAAGCGGGACGAAGGCAATCGATTTGCAGATCGGCATTCGGTTAAGGGAAGTTCGCAAGAATGCGGGATTATCGCAGAAGATTGTTGCGGAGAGGCTAGGAATATCATTCCAGCAGCTCCAGAGATACGAGCAGGGCGAAAACCGGGTGACCGCGGCTTCGCTCCACCACATTGCCCAGCTGTTCGGCCTCCCAATGGAGTATTTTGTGCGCGGGGAAGTAGCGCAAAGACACGAGGTAGTCCTTGTGACCGACGATGAGGCCAGACTGATAGGCCGGTTACGACGGGTGGAGGCTTCCGTGTTCAACCAAGTGCGCGAACTGGTGGAGCTTAAGTCACTGTAA
- a CDS encoding HupE/UreJ family protein: MTRLLIRATLALCGFIIPAAAYAHTGAGAPSGFAHGFAHPISGIDHTLAMVLVGLLAFQLGGRAVWLLPMAFTGLMVVGGILGIAGVNLPMVETGIAVSVIILGASVAFRIKTPTAAAMGVVGLFALFHGHAHGAEMPGSVSGLTYAIGFLAATASLHLVGIGTALLFSQLDQRRGAIITQVAGSVAALAGVGLVLGIL, translated from the coding sequence ATGACACGCCTACTAATTCGCGCTACTTTGGCTCTGTGTGGTTTCATCATTCCAGCCGCCGCCTACGCTCATACCGGAGCGGGTGCTCCATCCGGGTTCGCGCACGGCTTCGCGCATCCGATATCAGGTATTGATCACACGCTTGCGATGGTGCTGGTCGGTCTACTGGCTTTCCAGCTTGGCGGACGAGCTGTTTGGCTCCTGCCGATGGCATTTACCGGTTTGATGGTTGTTGGAGGGATCCTGGGCATCGCCGGCGTGAACCTGCCCATGGTGGAAACCGGTATTGCCGTCTCGGTGATCATCCTCGGAGCATCGGTCGCGTTCAGGATCAAGACACCGACGGCTGCAGCAATGGGTGTTGTCGGCCTCTTCGCCTTGTTTCATGGGCACGCTCACGGAGCAGAGATGCCTGGAAGTGTGTCCGGCCTCACCTATGCCATCGGCTTTCTCGCTGCGACCGCATCGCTTCATTTGGTGGGGATCGGAACCGCATTGCTGTTTAGCCAGCTTGATCAACGCCGAGGCGCAATCATTACTCAAGTAGCCGGCAGCGTCGCGGCGCTCGCCGGGGTCGGTCTCGTCCTCGGCATCCTCTAA